In the genome of Falsirhodobacter halotolerans, the window GTCGCGGCCTGGAATTCCGCGCACAGGCGCGGGGCCACGTTGGCGGTGACGGAAATGCACCCCACCCCGCCATGCGCGTTGAAGCCCAGCGCGGTCGCATCCTCGCCCGACAGCTGGACGAAATCGGCCCCGCAGGTGGCGCGCTGCTGGCTGACGCGTTCGATCTTGCCGGTCGCATCCTTGACCCCCACGATGCGCGGCAGCTTGGCAAGCTGGCCCATCGTGTCCGGCGTCATGTCCACGACCGACCGGCCCGGGATGTTGTAGATGATGATCGGCAGGTCGCAGGCGTCGTGCAGCGCGGTGTAATGGGCGATCATCCCCGCCTGCGTCGGCTTGTTGTAATAGGGGGTGACGACCAGCCCCGCATCCGCCCCCGCCTCTTGCGCAAAGCGCAGAAGGCCGATCCCTTCGGCGGTGGAATTGGACCCCGCCCCGGCGATGACCGGCACACGTCCGGCAGCATATTCCACGACCCGCGCCACCACCGTGCGGTGTTCGTCATGGGTCAGCGTCGGGCTTTCGCCCGTGGTGCCCACCGGCACCAGCGCCGAGGAGCCTTCCTCGATCTGCCAGTCCACCAGCTTCTTCAGCGTGTCCAGATCCAGTGCGCCGTCCTTGAACGGCGTCACGAGGGCGGGAATGGACCCTTTGATCATGACACGCTTCCTTTCTGCATGGGGCTGTTCGCCCGTCATTCGATGCCCGTGTCATATCGCCGCCCGTCCCGTATAACAAGCTGTCGCGCCCGTGCTGTCGCGCTTGTGTGTTGCGGCGCGGACGGGGGTTTGGCACAGTCGGCGCCATGCGATCCACGGCCCTTCTTCTCTGCACGCTCCTCCTTGCCCCGCCCGTCATGGCGGACGAGGCGACATCCCTCGGATCCGCCCTGCGTCTGGCGCAGGCGCGCGATTGGGCGGGGGCCACCGCCGCGACCGACGGCCAACTGGCGCGCGACATCATCGAATGGCAGCGTCTGCGCGCGGGCGACGGCAAGCTTCTGGACTATGAGACCTTCCTGTCGCGCCATCCCGACTGGCCGGGCCTGCCCTTGTTGCAACGGCGGGGCGAAGGTGTGATCGGCACCACCGATCAGGCGCCGCGGATCACCGCCTATTTCCGCAACCTCGCCCCCCAGACGGGGGCGGGCGCGATCGAGCTGGCCCGTGCGCAGATGGCGCAGAACCGGCTGGAGGAGGCGCAGGCCACCGCCCTGCGCGCCTGGCGCACCCTGACGCTGACGCCCGACGAACAGGCCACCCTGACCCGGATGTATCCCGACGCGCTGGCGGCCGAGGACATCGCCCGCGCCGACCGCCTTTTGTGGGAGGGGGAGGCCGCGCAGGTTCAGCAGATGCTGCCGCGCCTGACCCCGGGCTGGCAGGCGCTGGCCCGCGCGCGGATCGCGCTGCGCACCGATGCGGCGGGGGTGGACGCGCTGATCGAGGCGGTGCCCGCCGACCTCGCCGCCGATCCCGGTCTTGCCTATGAACGATTCGCCTGGCGGATGCGCAAGGGCCGGTATGAAGACGCGACCGCGCTGATCCTGGCCCAGACCGATCTGGGGCGGCCCGCCGTCTGGGCGCGGTATCGCGCCTTTCTGGTGCGGGAATATCAGGCGACCGACCCCGACCTCGCCTATCGCCTGGCCGCAGCCCACGGCCTGACCGAAGGCGGCAGCTTTGCCGATCTGGAGTTTCTGGCCGGGCACATCGCCCTGCGTCGCCTGAACCGCCCGGAGGCGGCGCTGGCCCATTTCCGCCATCTGGGCGACGGGGTGGGCACGGAAATCAGCCTGTCCCGCGCCTTTTACTGGGAAGGGCGCGCGCAGGAGGCGATGGGCCAACCCGACGCCGCCATGGCCGCGTTCGAGGAAGCGGCGTTGCAATCCTCGGCCTATTACGGGCTTCTGGCCGCCGAACGGCTGGGGCGGCGGACCGATCCCAAATGGCTGACGGTCACGCCCCCGGTGGACTGGCGCGGCGCGGCCTTCACGCAATCATCGGTCTTTGCGGCGGCGCAGCTTCTGCTGGCGGCGGGCGATGTGGCGGATGCGCGGCGGTTCCTGCTGCATCTGGCCGAAACGCAGGATGCCGAGGGGCTGGCCGCCATGGCCGCCTATGCGCTGGAGATCGAGGAGCCGAACACCGCGCTTGGCGTGGCCAAGCAGGCGGCGTTGCGCGGTGTGATGCTGCCCGCCGCCTATTATCCCACCCCCGCGATGGTGCCCGACGGCCTGCCCGTGACGCGCGCCCTGGCCCTGGCGATCACGCGCCGGGAATCGGAGTTCAACCCGACCGTCGTCAGCCCGGCGGGCGCGCGCGGGCTGATGCAGGTGATGCCCGACACCGGGCGGCGGGTGGCGGCCAGCGTGGGGGCGTCCGGCTACACCCCCGGCCTTCTGACCTCGGACCCCGCGTTCAACGTGCGCATGGGATCGACGTATCTGGCGCAGATGGTGGAGGAGTTCGGGCCGTCCGTCGCGCTCATCGCCTCGGCCTACAACGCGGGGCCGGGGCGGCCGCGCGCCTGGATCGGCCGGCTGGGCGATCCGCGCGACCCGAATGTCGATATCGTGGATTGGGTGGAGGATATCCCTTTCGCCGAAACCCGCACCTATGTGATGCGGGTGGTCGAATCCCTGGTGATCTATCGCGCGAAGCTGGCGGGGGTGCCGATCCCCGTCCGCGTCACGGACGAGCTGCGGGGATAGGTTTCTCCCCCCGCACATTGGCCCGCCACAGGGTGAACAGCCCCGCCGACACGACGATGATCGCGCCGACGACGATGTTCGTGCCCAGGGGTTCGCCCAGAAACACCACGCCGATGATCGCGATCCACACCAGTTGCAGGAACGAGAAGGGCTGGATCGCGCTCGCCTCGGCATGGTCATAGGCCTTGGTCATGCACCAATGGCCCAGAATGCCCGACACGCACAGGGTCAGCATCCAGGGCCAGCTTCCCTCGGCCAGCGGTTCCCAGAACCAGGTGCCCAGGATCGTCACCGTCACCGCCCCCGACACGCCCGCCCAGAAAAAGCTGACCGAAGCGCCGTCTTCCGCCGCGACATAACGGGTCAGAAGGCCATACATCGCGAACAGGAACGCCGCCAACAAGGGCAGGACCGACCAGAACGACAGCACTCCGGCCCCCGGTTGCAACAGGACCATGACCCCGACCAACCCCACGCCCACCGCCGTCCAGCGCCGCCAGCCGACGTTTTCGCCCAGGATCGGCCCCGACAGCGCGGCCACCATCAACGGAAAGCAGGCGAAGGCCGCATGGGTCGCGACCAGCCCCAGCTTGACGAAGGCCACGACCATCACGCAGATCTCCAGCACCAGAAGGATGCCCCGCGCGATCTGGATCAGCGGATAGCGCGGGCGCAGCACCCGCCGCAGCCCCCCCGGCTGGCGCAGGGCCAGTGCGATGACGAACAGCGCGAAGAACCAATAGCGGATCATCACCACGACGAAGACGTTGTTCGCCTCGCCCAGATGGCGCGACACGGCGTCCTGCAGGGAAAACACGACCGTGGAGGCGACCATGAACAGGATGCCGAGGCGGGTGTTCTGTTCGGTCATGTCATCTGTCCCCGTGCCATGTGGCGTTTGTGGCCGAAGCCCGCCGTGCGGGTGACGGCAAACCCCGCCGCCGCCAACGCGCGGCGCACATGGCCTGCGGCGGTATAGGTGGCGAAGGTGCCGCCCGCCGCCGTGTGCTGTCCGACCTCGGCCATCAGGTCTTCGGACCAAAGCTCGGGGTTCTTGGCGGGCGAGAAGCCGTCAAGGAACCACGCATCCGCCGCGCCGCCCCATGCGGGCAGCGTGTCACGCGCGTCGCCCACGATCACCTCCGCCTCCAGATCGGGCAGGTGGATGCGGCGGGCGCCGGCCGACCAGTGCGCCAGGATCGGCGCGGCCACCTCCGCCACCTCGGGGAAGGCCGCCAGAGCGCGAGCCATGTCGGGGGCCGCCATCGGAAACGCCTCGAACGAGGTGAAGCGCAGCGGTGTCGTCATCCCCGCCGCACGCCACAGGATCAGCGCGGCGATCAGGTTCAGGCCCGTGCCGAAGCCCAGTTCCGCGACGTGAAATCCGTCCCGGAACCGCGCGGGCAGGTCGTTGCCGTCCAGAAACACGTGCCGCGTTTCCGCCAGCCCGCCCGTCAGGGAAAAATAAGGATCGTCAAAGCGGGTGGAGACCGGAATCGCCCCGTCCCGCCATTCAAGCTCTGCCTGCATCGGAATCTCCGTTGCGCCTTCCATGCGCCTCTGGCGCGAAAAGCGCAACCGCCGTATCAGGGGGGCATGTTGCCCGATCTGGTCATCCACGGCGCCGGTATTTTCGGCCTGTCCATCGCGTGGGACGCGGTGCGTCGGGGTGCGCGGGTGCAGGTGGCCGATCCGCACGGCATCGGCGCGGGGGCGTCGGGCGGCGTGGTGGGGGCCTTGGCCCCGCATGTGCCCGAACAGTGGAATGCCAAGAAGGCGTTCCAGCTGGACAGCCTGCTGATGGGGCAAGACTTCTGGGCCGGGGTGGAGGCGGCGGGCGGCGTGCCTTCGGGATATGGCCGCACGGGGCGGTTGCAGCCCTTGGCCGACGCCGCCGCCGTGGATCTGGCGCGGGCGCGGGCCGAGGGGGCCGACCATCTGTGGCAGGGCCGCGCGGCGTGGCGGGTGGTTGAGGCGCCGGATTGGGCCCCCCCCTCG includes:
- a CDS encoding lytic transglycosylase domain-containing protein, whose protein sequence is MRSTALLLCTLLLAPPVMADEATSLGSALRLAQARDWAGATAATDGQLARDIIEWQRLRAGDGKLLDYETFLSRHPDWPGLPLLQRRGEGVIGTTDQAPRITAYFRNLAPQTGAGAIELARAQMAQNRLEEAQATALRAWRTLTLTPDEQATLTRMYPDALAAEDIARADRLLWEGEAAQVQQMLPRLTPGWQALARARIALRTDAAGVDALIEAVPADLAADPGLAYERFAWRMRKGRYEDATALILAQTDLGRPAVWARYRAFLVREYQATDPDLAYRLAAAHGLTEGGSFADLEFLAGHIALRRLNRPEAALAHFRHLGDGVGTEISLSRAFYWEGRAQEAMGQPDAAMAAFEEAALQSSAYYGLLAAERLGRRTDPKWLTVTPPVDWRGAAFTQSSVFAAAQLLLAAGDVADARRFLLHLAETQDAEGLAAMAAYALEIEEPNTALGVAKQAALRGVMLPAAYYPTPAMVPDGLPVTRALALAITRRESEFNPTVVSPAGARGLMQVMPDTGRRVAASVGASGYTPGLLTSDPAFNVRMGSTYLAQMVEEFGPSVALIASAYNAGPGRPRAWIGRLGDPRDPNVDIVDWVEDIPFAETRTYVMRVVESLVIYRAKLAGVPIPVRVTDELRG
- the mnmD gene encoding tRNA (5-methylaminomethyl-2-thiouridine)(34)-methyltransferase MnmD, producing the protein MEGATEIPMQAELEWRDGAIPVSTRFDDPYFSLTGGLAETRHVFLDGNDLPARFRDGFHVAELGFGTGLNLIAALILWRAAGMTTPLRFTSFEAFPMAAPDMARALAAFPEVAEVAAPILAHWSAGARRIHLPDLEAEVIVGDARDTLPAWGGAADAWFLDGFSPAKNPELWSEDLMAEVGQHTAAGGTFATYTAAGHVRRALAAAGFAVTRTAGFGHKRHMARGQMT
- the dapA gene encoding 4-hydroxy-tetrahydrodipicolinate synthase, which gives rise to MIKGSIPALVTPFKDGALDLDTLKKLVDWQIEEGSSALVPVGTTGESPTLTHDEHRTVVARVVEYAAGRVPVIAGAGSNSTAEGIGLLRFAQEAGADAGLVVTPYYNKPTQAGMIAHYTALHDACDLPIIIYNIPGRSVVDMTPDTMGQLAKLPRIVGVKDATGKIERVSQQRATCGADFVQLSGEDATALGFNAHGGVGCISVTANVAPRLCAEFQAATLAGDYARALEYQDRLMPLHEAIFLEPGLAGAKYALSRLGRCTNEVRLPLVGVTDGVKARIDAAMRHAGLLN
- a CDS encoding DMT family transporter; this encodes MTEQNTRLGILFMVASTVVFSLQDAVSRHLGEANNVFVVVMIRYWFFALFVIALALRQPGGLRRVLRPRYPLIQIARGILLVLEICVMVVAFVKLGLVATHAAFACFPLMVAALSGPILGENVGWRRWTAVGVGLVGVMVLLQPGAGVLSFWSVLPLLAAFLFAMYGLLTRYVAAEDGASVSFFWAGVSGAVTVTILGTWFWEPLAEGSWPWMLTLCVSGILGHWCMTKAYDHAEASAIQPFSFLQLVWIAIIGVVFLGEPLGTNIVVGAIIVVSAGLFTLWRANVRGEKPIPAARP